In Quercus robur chromosome 11, dhQueRobu3.1, whole genome shotgun sequence, the following proteins share a genomic window:
- the LOC126704595 gene encoding 40S ribosomal protein S25-2-like isoform X1: MAPKKEKAPPPSSKPAKFGGGKQKKKKWSKGKQKEKVNNMVLFDQGTYDKLLSEAPKYKLITPSILSDPMRISGSLARSAIRELMARGLIKMVSAHSSQQIYTRATNT; the protein is encoded by the exons ATG GCTCCAAAGAAAGAGAAGGCTCCTCCACCTTCCTCCAAGCCTGCCAAATTTGGCGGTGGCaagcagaagaagaag AAGTGGAGCAAGGGAAAGCAAAAGGAGAAGGTGAACAACATGGTATTGTTCGACCAGGGCACCTATGACAAGCTACTCTCCGAGGCTCCCAAATACAAACTCATCACACCCTCCATTCTCTCCGACCCTATGAGG ATTAGTGGATCACTAGCAAGGAGTGCAATCAGAGAATTGATGGCAAGAGGTTTGATCAAGATGGTCTCTGCACATTCAAGCCAGCAGATATACACACGAGCAACAAACACCTAG
- the LOC126704595 gene encoding 40S ribosomal protein S25-2-like isoform X2, with protein sequence MAPKKEKAPPPSSKPAKFGGGKQKKKKWSKGKQKEKVNNMVLFDQGTYDKLLSEAPKYKLITPSILSDPMRISGSHARRVIRELMARALIRMVFAHSSQQIYTRATNT encoded by the exons ATG GCTCCAAAGAAAGAGAAGGCTCCTCCACCTTCCTCCAAGCCTGCCAAATTTGGCGGTGGCaagcagaagaagaag AAGTGGAGCAAGGGAAAGCAAAAGGAGAAGGTGAACAACATGGTATTGTTCGACCAGGGCACCTATGACAAGCTACTCTCCGAGGCTCCCAAATACAAACTCATCACACCCTCCATTCTCTCCGACCCTATGAGG ATTAGTGGATCACATGCAAGGAGAGTAATTAGAGAATTGATGGCAAGAGCTTTGATCAGGATGGTCTTTGCACATTCAAGCCAGCAGATATACACACGAGCAACAAACACCTAG
- the LOC126704593 gene encoding uncharacterized protein LOC126704593 isoform X2, protein MEVVDYEYEIGVCGHRWALEESTVPNQVEQWFAFHIPYSSSCSSPVIKVRPSLPDPFSSVKLFGVRNSHAYGGSRLYTIGGIDPTSDSKIVDPLDYNIYKLWTLKLDSGSDGGWKPLPPMNFPLRRSSCSIALDSKLYVFDGFSSEFSENCGWMEVYDPISDTWESLPSPPLPLPVPPFSVRMYAALESNQQIVVALRCDPKLSNFSTLFTYNISNRCWTKLAHHFVVHPVYPFSIYRTPVAVGNTLYWGSVYFHRGYDDIRIHAHAYDLDRDEWLIGSLNIFCRGVKSPILLEDELLVDKAHTPPLLHLADQKFCIFLHSTNRKHTFHHNKEGIKHDYLNCLILEISPPPIFDHDKDKDNSTDLDHLCISIVSIHKFPFHDELWFHDSLLLYQDC, encoded by the exons ATGGAGGTTGTTGATTATGAATATGAGATCGGTGTATGTGGGCATCGGTGGGCACTGGAAGAGTCAACTGTTCCTAATCAAGTAGAACAGTGGTTCGCCTTTCATATTCCATACTcatcttcttgttcttctccGGTAATCAAGGTACGCCCTTCTTTGCCCGATCCGTTTTCGTCTGTGAAGTTGTTTGGGGTTCGCAACAGTCATGCGTACGGAGGGTCCCGTCTGTACACTATAGGCGGCATAGATCCCACCTCCGATTCCAAAATAGTCGATCCCTTAGATTACAATATTTATAAACTCTGGACCCTAAAGCTTGATAGCGGCAGCGATGGTGGTTGGAAGCCTCTTCCTCCCATGAATTTTCCTCTTAGACGCTCCTCTTGCTCCATCGCCCTCGACTCTAAGTTATATGTGTTTGATGGTTTCTCTTCTGAGTTTTCTGAAAATTGTGGCTGGATGGAGGTTTATGACCCCATCTCAGATACATGGGAGTCCTTGCCCAgtcctcctcttcctcttcctgtTCCTCCTTTTTCTGTTCGCATGTATGCAGCTCTTGAATCTAATCAACAGATTGTTGTAGCTTTACGTTGTGATCCCAAATTGAGCAACTTTTCTACGTTATTTACTTACAACATCAGCAATCGATGTTGGACAAAACTTGCGCATCACTTCGTAGTACATCCTGTGTATCCTTTCTCAATTTATAGAACTCCTGTAGCTGTTGGTAATACTCTCTATTGGGGTTCTGTTTACTTCCATAGAGGCTATGATGATATCCGTATACATGCTCATGCTTACGATTTAGATAGGGATGAGTGGCTCATCGGCTCTTTGAACATTTTTTGCCGTGGCGTCAAGAGCCCAATTCTTctggaggatgaacttctggtaGATAAAGCCCATACACCACCTTTGCTCCATTTAGCTGATCAGAAATTCTGCATTTTCCTCCACTCTACCAACCGCAAACACACTTTCCACCACAATAAGGAAGGCATTAAGCATGATTATCTCAATTGTCTCATACTTGAAATTTCTCCTCCACCGATATTCGATCATGACAAGGACAAGGACAATAGTACGGACCTCGACCATTTGTGTATTTCCATTGTGTCCATCCATAAGTTTCCCTTCCATGACGAACTATGGTTCCACGATAGCTTGTTGCT aTACCAAGATTGCTGA
- the LOC126704593 gene encoding uncharacterized protein LOC126704593 isoform X1, protein MEVVDYEYEIGVCGHRWALEESTVPNQVEQWFAFHIPYSSSCSSPVIKVRPSLPDPFSSVKLFGVRNSHAYGGSRLYTIGGIDPTSDSKIVDPLDYNIYKLWTLKLDSGSDGGWKPLPPMNFPLRRSSCSIALDSKLYVFDGFSSEFSENCGWMEVYDPISDTWESLPSPPLPLPVPPFSVRMYAALESNQQIVVALRCDPKLSNFSTLFTYNISNRCWTKLAHHFVVHPVYPFSIYRTPVAVGNTLYWGSVYFHRGYDDIRIHAHAYDLDRDEWLIGSLNIFCRGVKSPILLEDELLVDKAHTPPLLHLADQKFCIFLHSTNRKHTFHHNKEGIKHDYLNCLILEISPPPIFDHDKDKDNSTDLDHLCISIVSIHKFPFHDELWFHDSLLLDQTKVVK, encoded by the exons ATGGAGGTTGTTGATTATGAATATGAGATCGGTGTATGTGGGCATCGGTGGGCACTGGAAGAGTCAACTGTTCCTAATCAAGTAGAACAGTGGTTCGCCTTTCATATTCCATACTcatcttcttgttcttctccGGTAATCAAGGTACGCCCTTCTTTGCCCGATCCGTTTTCGTCTGTGAAGTTGTTTGGGGTTCGCAACAGTCATGCGTACGGAGGGTCCCGTCTGTACACTATAGGCGGCATAGATCCCACCTCCGATTCCAAAATAGTCGATCCCTTAGATTACAATATTTATAAACTCTGGACCCTAAAGCTTGATAGCGGCAGCGATGGTGGTTGGAAGCCTCTTCCTCCCATGAATTTTCCTCTTAGACGCTCCTCTTGCTCCATCGCCCTCGACTCTAAGTTATATGTGTTTGATGGTTTCTCTTCTGAGTTTTCTGAAAATTGTGGCTGGATGGAGGTTTATGACCCCATCTCAGATACATGGGAGTCCTTGCCCAgtcctcctcttcctcttcctgtTCCTCCTTTTTCTGTTCGCATGTATGCAGCTCTTGAATCTAATCAACAGATTGTTGTAGCTTTACGTTGTGATCCCAAATTGAGCAACTTTTCTACGTTATTTACTTACAACATCAGCAATCGATGTTGGACAAAACTTGCGCATCACTTCGTAGTACATCCTGTGTATCCTTTCTCAATTTATAGAACTCCTGTAGCTGTTGGTAATACTCTCTATTGGGGTTCTGTTTACTTCCATAGAGGCTATGATGATATCCGTATACATGCTCATGCTTACGATTTAGATAGGGATGAGTGGCTCATCGGCTCTTTGAACATTTTTTGCCGTGGCGTCAAGAGCCCAATTCTTctggaggatgaacttctggtaGATAAAGCCCATACACCACCTTTGCTCCATTTAGCTGATCAGAAATTCTGCATTTTCCTCCACTCTACCAACCGCAAACACACTTTCCACCACAATAAGGAAGGCATTAAGCATGATTATCTCAATTGTCTCATACTTGAAATTTCTCCTCCACCGATATTCGATCATGACAAGGACAAGGACAATAGTACGGACCTCGACCATTTGTGTATTTCCATTGTGTCCATCCATAAGTTTCCCTTCCATGACGAACTATGGTTCCACGATAGCTTGTTGCT GGATCAAACAAAAGTTGTCAAATGA
- the LOC126705107 gene encoding phenylalanine--tRNA ligase alpha subunit, cytoplasmic-like, with amino-acid sequence MPIVSECSDETDLWMQKRLDPLLFKIACAQAAKNKWVEMGKRLVPRKVRFFQDIDIQDDAIGNMLVKFPSLVTCSPYKKIWLLIIASQYYEGPISPCTLVSVLLTASGTLTPCSCRNNILPVISPSTTKELPEGYVERVKHVHDSGGYGSRGYEYDWSKEEANKNLLRNHKTAVSARMLYELAKV; translated from the exons ATGCCAATTGTTAGTGAGTGTTCTGATGAAACTGATTTGTGGATGCAGAAAAGGCTTGACCCGTTGCTTTTCAAAATAGCTTGTGCCCAGGCAGCAAAGAATAAATGGGTGGAGATGGGAAAGCGGCTAGTGCCCAGAAAG GTACGGTTTTTTCAGGACATTGACATTCAAGATGATGCTATTGGCAACATGCTTGTAAAGTTTCCTTCATTAGTAACATGCAGCCCCTACAAGAAGATCTG GTTACTAATTATTGCATCTCAATACTACGAAGGTCCAATTTCACCATGCACTCTTGTTTCTGTTTTACTTACAGCTTCTGGAACTTTGACGCCCTGTTCCTGCCGCAACAACATCCTGCCTGTGATTT CTCCTTCCACAACAAAGGAACTGCCTGAAGGTTATGTTGAGCGGGTGAAGCATGTACACGATTCTGGTGGTTACGGTTCTAGGGG GTATGAATATGATTGGAGCAAAGAGGAAGCAAACAAAAACCTTCTGCGAAATCACAAAACAGCTGTGTCAGCCAGGATGCTTTACGAGCTAGCTAAGGTGTAA